One window of the Mycobacterium sp. JS623 genome contains the following:
- a CDS encoding C40 family peptidase, whose translation MEWAVIARTVWAHRRKVYAALAVMAPFFLTMLMVVFVLFAAGGGGTGPARAVMTPQCQQQLQSQGISADTGASFGPGPVNNGKAVIAAGIRMNIPEKGIIVALATALQESGLRNLANPNVPASMAIPHEGVGHDHLSVGIMQQQPWWGNLRDLMTPAVAAQKFFSALLKVGGWQNMAPTVAAQAVQRSAFPDAYADDVAAATVFYRQHLREVMATSGGSAPPDPSGSPPASDDAAGGGRDVCGVVVDPKATTLAPGTPAGTAAAKFAQAQIGLPYIWGGGSLEGPTGGGFDCSGLVRYAIFQASGHRIVLPRRTYEMVHVGQIVPRNAVQPGDLVFLNPDSEGPGHVAMVVNPTTIVEAQTFGVPVKLSPFPNRFVVIKRVL comes from the coding sequence ATGGAATGGGCGGTGATCGCCCGCACCGTGTGGGCGCACCGCCGCAAGGTCTACGCCGCCCTCGCGGTGATGGCCCCGTTCTTCCTGACCATGCTCATGGTCGTCTTCGTGCTGTTCGCCGCCGGCGGCGGAGGTACGGGACCGGCCAGGGCCGTGATGACCCCGCAGTGCCAGCAGCAGCTGCAGTCCCAGGGCATCAGCGCCGACACCGGGGCGTCGTTCGGTCCGGGACCGGTCAACAACGGCAAGGCCGTCATCGCCGCCGGCATCCGGATGAACATCCCCGAAAAGGGAATCATCGTCGCGCTGGCCACGGCGCTGCAGGAATCCGGGCTCCGCAACCTGGCGAATCCGAATGTGCCTGCCTCGATGGCGATTCCGCACGAAGGGGTCGGGCACGACCACCTGTCGGTGGGCATCATGCAACAGCAGCCGTGGTGGGGGAACCTGCGCGACCTGATGACCCCGGCGGTGGCCGCTCAAAAGTTCTTCAGCGCACTGCTGAAGGTGGGCGGCTGGCAGAACATGGCGCCCACGGTGGCCGCCCAAGCGGTACAACGCTCGGCATTTCCCGACGCCTACGCCGACGACGTCGCCGCCGCGACGGTGTTCTACCGCCAGCACCTCCGCGAAGTGATGGCAACCTCCGGCGGTTCGGCGCCACCCGACCCGTCGGGATCGCCGCCGGCCTCCGATGATGCCGCCGGCGGCGGCCGCGACGTCTGCGGCGTCGTCGTCGACCCCAAGGCCACCACCCTGGCCCCCGGCACTCCAGCCGGCACCGCCGCAGCGAAGTTCGCCCAGGCCCAGATCGGGCTGCCCTACATCTGGGGCGGCGGCTCCCTCGAAGGCCCCACCGGCGGCGGGTTCGACTGCTCGGGCCTGGTGCGCTACGCCATATTCCAGGCCTCGGGGCATCGCATCGTGCTACCACGACGCACCTACGAGATGGTCCACGTCGGCCAGATCGTGCCCCGAAACGCCGTGCAACCCGGCGACCTGGTGTTCCTCAACCCCGACTCCGAAGGCCCCGGCCACGTCGCGATGGTCGTCAACCCGACCACGATCGTGGAGGCGCAAACGTTCGGCGTCCCGGTAAAACTCTCACCGTTCCCCAACCGCTTCGTCGTCATCAAACGCGTTCTCTGA
- a CDS encoding type IV secretory system conjugative DNA transfer family protein, producing MATSKTVPGKAAAAPAGAASTGRPYATSSAELNRPYVPGESAAEQKQAAEGWRYILLAALAVAAIFGYTKGWPAAQHFLYTPSPARDYLLPPSPDPVYVIVGVGVGWFWVLFIAAPAAAAVLALLWWAMLAVNNRRARTGHLGHVRPGQPWPGEQYPTVPLILAGGALLLAITGVLLRWASPSAAHLPGRLLVVAIMAVLLFGFWQFARWAYARGTITRQLNQVTFLASPALGWPDPRAGRVRAVRCAYPHGAPAFPKVIKLLYGQHPRSVGEDLTAEIAAVLHEVTGHTYVFEHDPLARALLATETVVIEEDVVVDAESVLTPLVLSWFDAAAHIASVTVDKAPAVIEDPDTDIEGTRNSQVDMDEELAARSASTANDAIAARIREFTVGFAYNLKVSSAYRRGVIEGMVSDALGGSWEAEWSMASKRVRFVRSPGLPTMVDPPLDFPEVTRAKVRALYKDTVIPFGVDAYGNVIGWDFKQSPHFLIAGATSTGKTSLLMTVATQCARRGFNVVWVDPKGFDSPGMRNWPNVSLVTAGTDEDGLVGHTAALRLIADTMTDRLSQVKINPNRADDFDPIIVITDEFSNLAVALGQFYKTYKTSKERGEPPTATDIGILLRTARAVGIHMALGIQRPDTMFIAGEARDNTALRVAMGRLRSKDAAIMMFNDAVAGTRLQPGIKGRGTVQLPDGTFREMQAFYTPRVPATAEQDAALSDHERAILTELCNVDSFWPRRVVDSALRGYDPEDDEQEMSFKMIRESPVVLASERPDLDPLSDQYVRPMMALRRPTMDDDHADYDDTDAVPATGSTGSSNNAVPIPKFGAAVDGFDDDYLPSIDDEYGPAFPVAANELAHGDLVDVSDVDGVCRWKYVHAEPYLTEDVEGGDRLVIPYRDLDDSRDAGDIDVDPYEVMQARRLHMS from the coding sequence ATGGCCACCAGCAAGACCGTCCCCGGCAAGGCCGCAGCAGCCCCCGCCGGCGCCGCCTCGACCGGGCGTCCCTACGCCACCAGCAGCGCCGAACTCAACCGGCCCTACGTCCCCGGTGAAAGCGCCGCCGAGCAGAAGCAAGCCGCCGAAGGATGGCGCTACATCCTGCTCGCCGCGCTCGCCGTGGCCGCCATCTTCGGCTACACCAAAGGATGGCCGGCCGCCCAGCACTTCCTGTACACACCGTCCCCGGCACGCGACTACCTTCTGCCACCATCACCGGACCCGGTGTACGTGATCGTCGGCGTCGGAGTCGGGTGGTTCTGGGTCCTGTTCATCGCCGCCCCGGCCGCAGCCGCAGTGCTCGCGCTGCTGTGGTGGGCGATGCTGGCGGTGAACAACCGCCGGGCACGCACCGGGCACCTCGGGCACGTGCGCCCAGGTCAACCCTGGCCCGGAGAGCAGTACCCGACGGTGCCGCTGATCCTGGCCGGCGGCGCGCTCCTCTTGGCCATCACCGGCGTGCTGTTGCGGTGGGCATCCCCGTCCGCCGCGCATCTACCCGGCCGGCTGCTCGTCGTCGCGATCATGGCGGTCCTGCTGTTCGGCTTCTGGCAGTTCGCCCGCTGGGCCTACGCCCGCGGCACCATCACCCGCCAACTCAACCAGGTGACATTCCTGGCCTCCCCTGCGCTGGGATGGCCGGACCCGCGCGCGGGGCGCGTCCGCGCCGTGCGGTGTGCCTATCCGCACGGCGCACCAGCGTTCCCCAAGGTCATCAAACTGCTCTACGGCCAGCACCCCCGCTCGGTTGGAGAAGACCTCACCGCTGAGATCGCCGCAGTGCTGCACGAGGTCACCGGGCATACCTACGTCTTCGAGCACGACCCCCTGGCGCGGGCGCTACTAGCGACCGAGACCGTGGTCATCGAGGAAGACGTCGTCGTCGACGCCGAATCCGTCCTCACCCCGCTGGTCCTGTCGTGGTTCGACGCCGCCGCGCACATCGCTTCAGTCACCGTCGACAAAGCGCCGGCCGTCATCGAAGACCCCGACACTGACATCGAGGGGACAAGGAATTCCCAGGTAGACATGGACGAGGAGCTGGCGGCGCGGTCAGCGTCCACCGCCAACGACGCCATCGCCGCGCGCATCCGGGAGTTCACCGTGGGCTTCGCCTACAACCTCAAGGTCAGCTCCGCCTACCGGCGCGGCGTCATCGAAGGCATGGTCTCCGACGCGCTGGGCGGATCGTGGGAAGCCGAGTGGAGCATGGCCTCCAAGCGTGTGCGCTTCGTGCGTAGCCCCGGCCTGCCCACGATGGTCGATCCGCCGCTGGACTTCCCCGAGGTCACGCGCGCCAAGGTTCGGGCGCTCTACAAAGACACCGTCATCCCCTTCGGCGTCGATGCCTACGGCAACGTCATCGGCTGGGACTTCAAGCAGTCCCCGCACTTCCTGATTGCCGGAGCGACCTCCACGGGTAAGACCTCGCTGCTGATGACCGTGGCCACCCAGTGCGCGCGTCGCGGATTCAACGTGGTGTGGGTCGACCCCAAGGGCTTCGACTCCCCCGGTATGCGCAACTGGCCCAACGTGTCGTTGGTGACCGCCGGTACCGACGAGGACGGCCTGGTCGGTCACACAGCCGCGCTACGGCTGATCGCCGACACCATGACCGACCGTCTGTCACAGGTGAAGATCAACCCCAACCGCGCCGACGACTTCGACCCGATCATCGTGATCACCGACGAGTTCTCCAACCTGGCCGTCGCACTGGGCCAGTTCTACAAGACGTACAAGACGTCCAAGGAACGTGGGGAACCGCCCACGGCGACCGACATCGGCATCTTGCTGCGCACCGCGCGCGCGGTCGGCATCCACATGGCCCTGGGCATCCAGCGTCCCGACACCATGTTCATCGCCGGTGAGGCTCGCGACAACACCGCGCTGCGCGTGGCAATGGGTCGGCTGCGGTCCAAGGATGCGGCCATCATGATGTTCAACGACGCCGTGGCCGGTACCCGCCTGCAGCCCGGTATCAAGGGCCGCGGCACTGTCCAGCTGCCCGACGGGACGTTCCGCGAGATGCAGGCCTTCTACACCCCGCGAGTGCCCGCCACCGCCGAACAAGACGCCGCCCTCAGCGACCACGAGCGCGCCATCCTGACCGAGCTGTGCAACGTGGACAGCTTCTGGCCTCGACGCGTTGTGGACAGTGCTCTGCGCGGATATGACCCCGAAGACGACGAGCAGGAGATGTCGTTCAAGATGATCCGCGAGTCCCCGGTTGTCCTGGCCTCGGAACGACCCGATCTGGACCCCCTCAGCGACCAGTACGTGCGGCCAATGATGGCGCTTCGCCGCCCCACGATGGACGACGATCACGCCGACTACGACGACACGGATGCCGTGCCTGCTACCGGGTCTACCGGGTCGTCAAACAACGCCGTTCCGATCCCGAAATTCGGTGCCGCGGTCGACGGCTTCGACGATGACTATCTGCCCTCGATCGACGACGAATACGGGCCCGCATTTCCGGTCGCGGCAAACGAGCTTGCCCACGGTGATCTGGTCGATGTCTCCGACGTTGACGGTGTCTGTCGGTGGAAGTACGTTCACGCTGAGCCCTACCTCACCGAGGACGTCGAAGGTGGTGACCGGCTGGTGATCCCCTACCGAGACCTCGACGACAGTCGGGACGCGGGCGACATCGACGTCGATCCCTACGAAGTGATGCAGGCTCGGCGACTGCACATGAGCTAG
- a CDS encoding bacterial transcriptional activator domain-containing protein, with amino-acid sequence MTSSTAVSSAPVTSWWYGQGRAVDVVRRLESLYTLNPAPAGPAGLVTVRRDELTVTFVTGLKSPLPHPWRAADSTANEVRIPWDVVDPGLEPDPERPVYLVAFGTTDEGALVALNLAAFQRIRVDGDPTVTTALISRWVLELLATHPDITIGVTPDVWRGPVTTRVQAVTVGHVPAVDVLVCGPDLTYTDRAQIVSNAASKIMIDLGRDAAVDAKWTITCGPDRLGQISRDSSSGGSRAMTATLILPTPAVVDRCADLLTDQPAPPPTPSYEPEVFPGDESFGDESFDPLDEPIAVDQFDEPDTAPRLPVPLPAAGSDPAATPDAAPGEPIDFFAAAASPALDDADGPPWSTDDAEPTAPPAAAVGAAPVWAEAAGPPAPTDPAVEDPQAAGDVPAPAAVVPTPAYSGAAPSGHGDSSPAPEVAPIWNRILGQVDLRPPHSTQQPGPREKRLNELTVFLQHNRFADSSDIVRAVYGGAASDKTVTQQLSLLRARLGVVHAGGPKALPPMRDGGYVLDKAVRSDWMEFERLVEILVDATATPHLIAAMDLVTGPPLGGVSTREWEWTKDLRDEIRDRVAGTAVVLARRHHAAKNFTAAVEIARKGLWYDNARQDLWQIGMQAALDGHDNDAFKTLRSQYLSAVPGPDRDPAVADLTKQAG; translated from the coding sequence ATGACGTCGAGCACCGCGGTCAGCAGCGCACCGGTCACCTCCTGGTGGTACGGGCAAGGACGCGCGGTCGACGTCGTGCGGCGCTTGGAGTCGCTGTACACCCTCAACCCGGCCCCGGCCGGGCCCGCCGGGTTGGTGACCGTACGGCGCGACGAGCTGACGGTCACTTTCGTTACCGGGCTCAAGTCGCCGCTGCCGCATCCGTGGCGGGCCGCGGACTCCACAGCCAACGAAGTCCGCATCCCCTGGGACGTGGTGGACCCCGGCCTCGAGCCCGACCCGGAGCGTCCGGTCTACCTCGTCGCGTTCGGCACCACCGACGAGGGTGCGCTCGTCGCGCTCAATCTGGCTGCCTTTCAACGCATCCGGGTTGACGGCGACCCGACCGTCACCACCGCGCTGATCAGTCGGTGGGTGCTCGAACTGTTGGCGACCCACCCCGACATCACGATCGGCGTGACACCGGATGTGTGGCGCGGGCCGGTGACCACCCGCGTGCAGGCCGTCACGGTGGGACATGTCCCCGCTGTCGACGTTCTGGTGTGCGGCCCCGACCTCACCTACACCGACCGCGCTCAGATCGTGTCCAATGCCGCCAGCAAGATCATGATCGACCTGGGCCGCGACGCCGCGGTCGACGCGAAGTGGACGATCACCTGCGGCCCGGACCGGCTCGGCCAGATCAGCCGGGACTCCAGCAGCGGTGGCAGCCGGGCAATGACGGCCACCCTGATCCTGCCCACGCCCGCGGTGGTCGACCGGTGCGCTGATCTGCTGACCGACCAGCCAGCGCCACCCCCGACACCCAGCTACGAGCCCGAGGTCTTTCCCGGCGACGAATCGTTCGGCGACGAATCGTTCGATCCGCTCGACGAGCCCATCGCAGTCGATCAGTTCGATGAGCCCGACACCGCCCCCCGCCTGCCCGTCCCGCTGCCGGCCGCCGGGAGCGATCCCGCCGCCACCCCCGATGCGGCGCCCGGCGAGCCGATCGACTTCTTCGCGGCGGCAGCGTCGCCGGCGCTCGACGATGCCGACGGGCCGCCCTGGTCCACCGACGACGCCGAACCCACCGCGCCGCCTGCCGCGGCTGTCGGCGCCGCACCCGTCTGGGCCGAGGCCGCCGGCCCGCCGGCGCCCACTGATCCCGCAGTGGAGGACCCACAAGCTGCCGGGGACGTTCCGGCACCCGCCGCGGTGGTCCCAACACCGGCGTACTCCGGAGCTGCCCCCAGCGGCCATGGCGACAGCTCCCCGGCCCCCGAAGTCGCCCCGATCTGGAACCGCATTCTGGGCCAGGTCGACCTGCGTCCCCCGCACAGCACCCAGCAGCCCGGCCCGCGGGAAAAGCGGCTCAACGAACTCACGGTATTCCTGCAGCACAACCGTTTCGCCGACAGCAGTGACATCGTGCGCGCCGTGTACGGAGGCGCAGCCTCGGACAAGACAGTCACCCAGCAGCTGTCGCTGCTACGTGCGCGCCTCGGCGTCGTGCATGCGGGAGGCCCAAAAGCATTGCCCCCCATGCGTGATGGCGGCTACGTCCTGGACAAGGCGGTGCGATCGGACTGGATGGAGTTCGAGCGGTTGGTGGAGATCCTGGTCGACGCCACCGCCACCCCCCACCTCATCGCCGCCATGGACCTGGTCACCGGACCACCGCTGGGCGGGGTGTCCACACGCGAATGGGAATGGACCAAAGACCTACGCGACGAGATCCGTGACCGCGTCGCCGGCACCGCAGTCGTGCTGGCCCGGCGGCACCACGCAGCCAAGAACTTCACGGCCGCAGTCGAAATCGCCCGCAAGGGCCTCTGGTACGACAACGCCCGCCAAGACCTATGGCAAATCGGGATGCAAGCAGCGCTCGACGGCCACGACAATGACGCGTTCAAGACGCTGCGCAGCCAATACCTCAGCGCCGTGCCCGGCCCCGACCGGGACCCGGCAGTCGCTGATCTCACCAAACAAGCAGGTTAG
- a CDS encoding type VII secretion target codes for MTRTSSMGQLNVNPADLYRAADDYTELATATAQLSTRAAAEIERIATTHGPMGYPIAVGIAMGMAARERSVQTKSAQFGEYADRFTTHAGAYIDEDRRAAAVYDALHFPQMHVDPKPPPKDSDKPWVVCWLPSPDADPAKYCPADTTRIEYVDDKGQWIQKDIGTGANQVILNGSLPDTEYLPGPPSGPPAPGTKARLWPDEHGNLVLEQQSDPNRPPLIQVLPPGQISW; via the coding sequence TTGACGCGGACTAGCAGCATGGGCCAACTCAACGTCAATCCCGCCGACCTGTACCGCGCGGCCGACGACTACACCGAATTGGCCACCGCCACAGCGCAATTGTCGACACGCGCAGCCGCCGAGATCGAACGTATCGCCACCACCCACGGCCCCATGGGGTATCCCATCGCCGTCGGCATCGCCATGGGCATGGCCGCCCGAGAACGCTCCGTGCAAACCAAGTCCGCCCAATTTGGCGAGTACGCCGACAGATTCACCACCCACGCCGGCGCCTACATCGACGAGGACCGCCGGGCCGCGGCCGTATACGACGCCCTGCACTTCCCGCAGATGCACGTCGACCCGAAGCCTCCCCCGAAGGATTCCGACAAGCCCTGGGTGGTGTGCTGGCTGCCCAGCCCCGACGCCGATCCCGCGAAGTACTGCCCCGCCGACACCACCCGCATCGAGTACGTCGATGACAAAGGACAGTGGATCCAGAAGGACATCGGCACCGGCGCCAACCAGGTCATTCTCAACGGCTCCCTGCCCGACACCGAATACCTACCCGGCCCACCGTCCGGCCCGCCGGCGCCGGGCACGAAAGCGCGGCTGTGGCCCGACGAGCACGGCAACCTCGTCCTCGAACAGCAGTCCGACCCCAACCGACCGCCGCTAATCCAAGTGCTGCCGCCAGGACAGATCAGCTGGTAA
- a CDS encoding type VII secretion target: MTQPNEPQPTPPHITYPSGPPGGDSLAPYPMYPEGNVGPDGTWQTPQYPPYIPEQQFDTSGGAPRSTLDGIHGTGADEPERWAPSYPGELPPYWTKDYVQDKTDPNLWWPDHRPDAPGSTHPAAYHGDKDGKHDPAAQGAGKLDVNPADLHNAADEYAQLQAAAAAIGPQAVDEVNRIIATHGAMGYPVAVGVVAGLARRQAQLDRKAADFGRYAERFTEHAAEYQAGDREGAGMYQTVSFSQSVEGAGPMPVNPNPNPYNLPYAEPGPNVGPAIPPSVINPR; encoded by the coding sequence ATGACGCAGCCGAACGAGCCGCAACCCACGCCTCCGCACATCACCTACCCGTCGGGCCCGCCCGGAGGCGACAGCCTGGCGCCGTACCCCATGTACCCCGAAGGGAACGTGGGGCCCGACGGCACGTGGCAGACACCGCAGTACCCGCCCTACATTCCCGAGCAGCAGTTCGACACCTCCGGCGGTGCGCCCCGCTCGACATTGGACGGCATCCACGGCACCGGAGCCGACGAGCCCGAGCGCTGGGCGCCCAGCTACCCCGGAGAACTCCCGCCGTACTGGACCAAGGACTACGTGCAGGACAAGACCGACCCGAACCTGTGGTGGCCCGATCACCGTCCCGACGCACCCGGCTCCACTCACCCCGCCGCCTACCACGGCGACAAGGACGGCAAGCACGATCCCGCCGCCCAAGGTGCGGGCAAGCTGGACGTCAACCCAGCGGACCTGCACAACGCCGCCGACGAGTACGCCCAACTGCAAGCCGCGGCCGCGGCGATCGGGCCGCAGGCCGTCGACGAGGTCAACCGCATCATCGCCACCCACGGCGCGATGGGCTACCCGGTCGCCGTCGGCGTCGTCGCCGGGCTGGCTCGCCGCCAGGCGCAGCTAGATCGCAAGGCCGCCGACTTCGGCCGCTACGCCGAACGGTTCACCGAGCACGCCGCGGAGTACCAGGCCGGCGATCGCGAAGGCGCCGGCATGTACCAGACCGTCAGCTTCAGCCAGAGCGTCGAAGGTGCGGGGCCGATGCCGGTCAACCCCAACCCCAACCCCTACAACCTCCCCTATGCCGAGCCCGGCCCCAACGTTGGACCTGCCATCCCGCCGTCGGTGATCAATCCGCGATAG
- the eccA gene encoding type VII secretion AAA-ATPase EccA — translation MIDHDAVELFASSCAALGAEVYGRRQVADKQQARVGFQRLTTQHPELCDGWLGLAASGAPDRGILEKAYASIDTAGELIAAADVTADAVDFPFDTGLYITLYARGADGVIMACAAARSMAGDYEGARALLDDRLLSTQRLYASWVLAVIYFRAKRWHDVRRTLDPLLSQASNDPYLHQAMAVALGQASAYLGLWEPAFDQLSSQGRGPIAAASAEALLTAALCARVLGRPDTATALLNEAYGVPGIAENLRTTIGTALSDQGYGIHATTAARIDARTSYWDPATEPGERDFVRQLGAARREELSAEADAELAEFVGMTDVKEQIDRLESSVRAGKAREARGLPNRNKSLHLLLKGPPGTGKTTIARVIAKKLAAADVLPSDTFVEAGRADLVDQVIGGSERKVREILDRILDSGGGVLFIDEAYALTSSGSENDYGPLVIAELIRAMTNHADKLMVIAAGYPDDMQAFLESNDGLRSRFTRSIVLPAYTVDELIEITIRKAAKGGSIIEDTEPLRQAYTDLSRSTALDKRGRRRPALDVLGNARLADNLIGFAEEERDHRLDVTGKLGPDASEEDLQTITADDLVAAVNRELDRAYREEQIEVSRGASAGGASS, via the coding sequence GTGATCGACCACGACGCGGTGGAGCTGTTCGCGAGCAGCTGCGCGGCCCTGGGCGCCGAGGTCTACGGCCGCCGGCAGGTCGCCGACAAGCAGCAAGCCCGCGTGGGCTTCCAACGGCTCACCACGCAACACCCCGAGTTGTGCGACGGGTGGCTGGGCCTGGCTGCCAGCGGCGCCCCCGATCGCGGCATTCTCGAGAAGGCCTACGCCTCGATCGACACCGCCGGCGAACTCATCGCCGCCGCCGACGTCACCGCCGATGCGGTGGACTTCCCATTCGACACCGGCCTATACATCACCCTCTATGCCCGCGGCGCCGACGGCGTCATCATGGCGTGCGCGGCGGCACGGTCGATGGCCGGAGACTACGAAGGCGCCCGAGCCCTACTCGACGACCGCCTGCTGAGCACTCAGCGGCTCTACGCGAGCTGGGTCCTAGCCGTCATCTACTTCCGCGCTAAACGCTGGCACGATGTCCGCCGGACGTTGGACCCCCTGCTGAGCCAAGCCAGCAACGACCCCTACCTGCACCAAGCGATGGCCGTCGCCCTCGGACAAGCCTCGGCCTACCTGGGCCTGTGGGAACCGGCCTTCGACCAGCTGAGCAGCCAGGGACGAGGGCCGATCGCCGCAGCCAGCGCCGAGGCCCTTCTGACCGCCGCGCTGTGCGCGCGGGTGCTGGGCCGACCCGACACCGCGACCGCACTGCTCAACGAGGCCTACGGGGTCCCCGGCATCGCCGAGAACCTGCGCACCACCATCGGCACCGCACTCAGCGATCAGGGGTACGGAATCCACGCCACCACCGCCGCCCGCATCGACGCCCGCACCAGCTACTGGGACCCCGCCACCGAACCCGGCGAGCGTGACTTCGTCCGCCAGCTCGGCGCCGCCCGCCGTGAAGAACTCAGCGCCGAAGCCGACGCCGAACTCGCCGAGTTCGTCGGCATGACCGACGTCAAGGAACAGATCGACCGACTCGAATCCAGTGTCCGGGCCGGCAAGGCGCGCGAAGCTCGTGGACTGCCCAATCGCAACAAGTCACTGCACCTGTTGCTCAAAGGCCCACCCGGAACCGGTAAGACGACGATCGCGCGGGTCATCGCCAAAAAGCTGGCCGCCGCCGACGTACTGCCGTCAGACACCTTCGTCGAGGCGGGCCGCGCCGACCTCGTTGACCAAGTCATCGGCGGTTCAGAGCGCAAGGTCCGCGAAATCCTGGACCGCATTCTCGACAGCGGCGGCGGTGTTCTGTTCATCGACGAGGCGTACGCGCTCACCAGCTCCGGATCCGAAAACGACTACGGGCCACTGGTCATCGCCGAACTCATCCGCGCCATGACCAATCACGCCGACAAGCTGATGGTGATCGCCGCCGGCTATCCCGACGACATGCAGGCCTTCCTGGAATCCAACGACGGTCTGCGCTCACGGTTTACCCGATCAATCGTCCTGCCGGCCTACACCGTCGACGAACTGATCGAGATCACCATCCGCAAGGCCGCCAAGGGCGGCAGCATCATCGAAGACACCGAGCCGCTACGCCAGGCCTACACCGATTTGTCCAGATCCACCGCGTTGGACAAGCGGGGTCGCCGCCGCCCGGCTCTCGACGTCCTGGGCAACGCACGCCTGGCCGACAATCTCATCGGCTTCGCCGAGGAAGAACGCGATCACCGGCTCGACGTCACCGGCAAGCTCGGCCCCGACGCCTCGGAAGAGGACCTGCAGACCATCACTGCCGATGATCTGGTGGCCGCGGTGAACCGCGAACTCGACCGGGCCTACCGAGAAGAGCAGATCGAAGTGTCCCGCGGTGCATCAGCAGGAGGCGCATCGTCATGA
- the eccB gene encoding type VII secretion protein EccB encodes MTTPTQPRRGFRSKSAEPGPTSQRSRPWGFVTKHQISGWRFLIRRISNGVALRDTRMLTDPLRRQGRALSVGLMLGVVLLAGAFILSILKPAGASGNQVILAERSSNALYVKVNDELHPVLNLASARLIVGKPDAPTVVKSAEIDKFPLGNTLGIPNAPTRMQQNPARDARWMLCDNVAAGPETGTTITSGDPVPGPGHATPLSDNTAILATDRTDGSTWLIWDGKRSAIDLNNAAATAAVGINVDTPSPRPINPALLNLIPQSPPIVVPFIANAGDPPRFPWPVPGQAAPLIGSVVVDHDENNQLRYYVVGAEGMQPISPVIAAILRANDAYGLVEPPALTPDQINKAPKVNVVPVDDYPTNALQILDPTTNPVSCGQWVKLDGAPTSQLTLLAGQSLPVPADAKPVALNGAAGTAQRVILPKGTGYFVQVTGQQPASTTKEAMFWVSDLGVRYGMEASGPGEAASPAQALGMTNQPLPIPWALLSLFAAGPTLSKDDALVAH; translated from the coding sequence ATGACCACCCCCACCCAGCCGCGGCGCGGATTCCGTTCCAAGAGCGCCGAACCCGGCCCCACTTCGCAGCGCAGCCGCCCCTGGGGTTTCGTCACCAAACACCAGATCTCGGGGTGGCGTTTCCTGATCCGGCGCATCAGCAACGGCGTCGCACTGCGCGACACCCGCATGCTCACCGACCCGCTGCGTCGTCAAGGCCGCGCACTGAGCGTCGGACTCATGCTGGGCGTGGTCTTGCTGGCCGGCGCCTTCATCCTGTCCATCCTCAAACCAGCCGGCGCCAGCGGCAACCAGGTCATCCTGGCCGAACGCTCGTCCAATGCGCTCTACGTCAAGGTCAACGACGAGCTGCACCCCGTGCTCAACCTGGCCAGCGCCCGGTTGATCGTCGGCAAGCCCGACGCCCCCACCGTCGTCAAGTCCGCCGAGATCGACAAGTTCCCGCTCGGCAACACCCTCGGCATCCCCAACGCGCCCACACGCATGCAACAGAACCCGGCCCGAGACGCCCGCTGGATGCTGTGCGACAACGTCGCCGCCGGCCCCGAGACCGGCACCACCATCACCTCCGGTGATCCGGTGCCCGGCCCCGGCCACGCCACCCCCTTGTCGGACAACACGGCGATCCTGGCCACCGACAGGACCGACGGGTCCACCTGGCTCATCTGGGACGGCAAGCGCAGCGCCATCGACCTGAACAACGCCGCGGCGACCGCCGCAGTCGGCATCAACGTCGACACCCCCAGCCCTCGCCCCATCAACCCGGCGCTGCTCAACCTCATCCCGCAGTCGCCCCCGATAGTGGTGCCCTTCATCGCCAACGCCGGTGACCCGCCGCGCTTTCCGTGGCCGGTGCCCGGTCAGGCGGCCCCGCTGATCGGCTCGGTCGTCGTCGACCACGACGAGAACAACCAGCTGCGCTACTACGTCGTCGGCGCCGAGGGCATGCAACCCATCTCACCGGTCATCGCCGCCATCCTGCGCGCCAACGATGCCTACGGACTCGTCGAACCGCCCGCATTGACCCCCGACCAGATCAACAAAGCGCCCAAGGTCAACGTCGTACCCGTGGATGACTACCCGACCAATGCGCTGCAGATCCTGGACCCAACCACCAATCCCGTGTCGTGCGGGCAGTGGGTCAAGCTCGACGGCGCCCCGACCTCACAACTGACCCTGTTGGCCGGCCAATCCCTGCCCGTGCCCGCCGATGCCAAACCCGTTGCGCTCAACGGCGCAGCCGGGACCGCGCAACGGGTCATCCTGCCCAAGGGCACCGGCTACTTCGTTCAGGTCACCGGCCAGCAGCCCGCCTCCACGACCAAAGAAGCAATGTTCTGGGTCTCCGACCTCGGCGTGCGCTACGGCATGGAAGCCTCCGGGCCCGGTGAGGCCGCATCCCCGGCACAGGCACTGGGAATGACCAACCAGCCGCTACCCATCCCCTGGGCTCTACTGAGCCTGTTCGCCGCGGGACCCACCTTGTCCAAAGACGATGCGCTGGTAGCGCACTAA